A genomic stretch from Candidatus Eisenbacteria bacterium includes:
- a CDS encoding T9SS type A sorting domain-containing protein, giving the protein LFASILIPPAASSPLPSAAPREVITSADRAYDAATGVLRRWQGIESRQIDGDPARAARAFLEEHAAELGLEPGLDDVEAVAVRRGLGTTHVRLRQTWKGIPVFASDMVVSQSRGVIRAVASDYWPGLAIDDGGFTLARDEAIAIAEADRGARPPYLYEPCGQVYALPLVDPPRLAWRVILKPSDTPAMWEVFVDARSGKVLSARDLTWYVDGSGYVFDPDPLTTAHAHYDDPGFTDGNDASTAELNGERKIRVLKDIIANGGLHYLLGPYVNVCDIEPPWEADFTEADPDDFRYTRTEQGFEAVMAYYHIDTLQRWIQSLGFDDVNNETQEADPHGLAGISNAHYCPRPGVDCLAADYMAFGEGVADTVDTAEDADMILHEYGHAIQDDQVPGWGIFHETGSMGEGFSDYISGSYSWAIDPFEGNWWAQWWNMGGGGNPGVRPLNGAKLYPDSLRFEVHDDGEIWSACLWQIHQALGRAATDRLVIQSHFYLLPGASFRDGAEAILQADADMNAGVNDALIRGIFQNRGILRAQPFDVSLSPSEIRSSVAFEYEVEGYQLGREYMVVWEDGRWGDPDIYAARVAPSGAVIRTDRPLAVTPDSETYPDVAHVPWISPNELLYSRFLTSYIRLEPAIMLQNARVVRTNWMGNVEGDWVATNGVDQNAYRTAIASVNDGSGRTLMVWIGVTGTSPWEVRGAWVNSNTGVVNPGGFQIFLSNPGTVQVGYMLDVAYSGSNFLVVWEVNRNDTTGDIQAAIVGNDGAIGARFPIARTAAQETWPAVAYDTTSTRFVVTWQRRTADRVYACAARVTTAGSLLDPGGIVVADELNTNECPAVSSGISKNLITWRHAESNTLRGRMLDAVTGTLDPLLQIAPLAGGWTTPATAFDGMTHLVTWDDGEGGSSHIRGCIVRGEPFPDVPIPGEIAEAPPAMAARARLDPPFPNPTRCATTLRVVMPAEGPGSVRIFDPRGRLVRVLAEGWLPGGPSRLVWDGMDGNRRLVPAGIYFVRVATSRGTESRTIVVAR; this is encoded by the coding sequence TGGGGTTGGAACCAGGCCTCGACGATGTCGAGGCCGTCGCCGTGCGCCGCGGGCTTGGGACGACGCATGTGCGTCTGCGCCAGACATGGAAGGGAATCCCCGTCTTCGCGTCGGATATGGTGGTGAGTCAGTCTCGTGGAGTGATCCGTGCGGTCGCATCGGACTACTGGCCCGGGCTGGCGATCGACGATGGGGGATTCACGCTCGCCAGGGACGAAGCCATCGCCATCGCCGAGGCCGATCGCGGCGCGCGCCCTCCCTACCTCTACGAGCCGTGCGGACAGGTCTATGCCCTGCCGCTCGTCGATCCGCCGCGACTGGCTTGGCGGGTGATCCTCAAGCCCTCCGATACGCCGGCCATGTGGGAGGTCTTCGTCGACGCCCGCAGCGGGAAGGTCCTGTCGGCCCGCGACCTGACCTGGTATGTCGACGGATCCGGCTATGTCTTCGATCCCGATCCTCTCACAACGGCCCACGCGCACTATGACGACCCCGGCTTCACGGACGGGAACGACGCATCGACCGCAGAACTGAACGGGGAGCGGAAGATCAGAGTGCTCAAGGACATCATCGCGAACGGCGGGCTTCACTACCTGCTCGGCCCCTATGTGAACGTCTGCGACATCGAGCCGCCCTGGGAGGCCGATTTCACCGAGGCCGATCCCGATGACTTCAGGTACACGCGCACGGAGCAGGGGTTCGAGGCGGTGATGGCCTACTACCACATCGACACTCTTCAGCGATGGATTCAATCGCTCGGCTTCGATGACGTGAACAACGAGACGCAGGAAGCGGATCCGCACGGATTGGCTGGGATCTCCAACGCGCACTATTGCCCTAGACCAGGGGTGGACTGCCTTGCAGCGGACTACATGGCCTTCGGCGAGGGCGTCGCCGACACCGTCGACACCGCCGAGGACGCCGACATGATCCTGCACGAGTATGGCCACGCCATCCAGGACGACCAGGTTCCCGGCTGGGGCATCTTCCACGAGACCGGGTCGATGGGGGAGGGGTTCTCTGACTACATCTCGGGGAGCTACTCCTGGGCGATCGACCCGTTCGAGGGGAACTGGTGGGCGCAATGGTGGAACATGGGGGGAGGCGGTAACCCGGGCGTGCGCCCGCTGAACGGCGCGAAGCTCTACCCTGATAGCCTGAGATTCGAAGTCCATGACGACGGCGAGATCTGGTCCGCGTGCCTCTGGCAAATCCACCAAGCTCTTGGGAGGGCCGCGACGGACCGACTCGTCATCCAGAGCCACTTCTACCTCCTTCCGGGGGCCTCCTTCCGGGACGGGGCTGAGGCGATCCTACAGGCGGACGCGGACATGAACGCGGGCGTCAACGACGCTTTGATCCGCGGTATCTTCCAGAACCGCGGCATTCTTCGGGCGCAACCTTTCGATGTGAGCCTCTCACCATCCGAGATACGTTCCTCCGTCGCCTTCGAGTATGAGGTCGAGGGTTATCAGCTCGGCCGAGAGTACATGGTCGTTTGGGAAGACGGCCGATGGGGAGACCCCGACATCTACGCGGCCAGGGTGGCTCCCAGCGGGGCGGTGATCCGGACAGATCGGCCGCTGGCGGTCACGCCCGACTCGGAGACCTATCCCGATGTGGCTCACGTTCCGTGGATCTCGCCCAACGAACTACTCTACTCGCGGTTCCTCACCTCGTACATACGCCTGGAGCCTGCCATCATGCTCCAGAACGCCCGAGTCGTGCGCACCAACTGGATGGGCAACGTGGAGGGCGACTGGGTCGCCACGAACGGCGTCGACCAGAACGCCTACCGCACCGCCATCGCATCCGTGAATGATGGCTCCGGCCGCACGCTCATGGTGTGGATCGGCGTCACCGGCACGAGCCCATGGGAAGTCCGCGGCGCCTGGGTCAATTCGAACACGGGTGTCGTCAATCCTGGCGGATTCCAGATCTTCCTATCCAATCCGGGGACCGTGCAGGTCGGATACATGCTCGATGTCGCCTACTCGGGCTCCAACTTCCTGGTGGTCTGGGAGGTGAACCGAAACGACACGACCGGGGACATCCAGGCTGCGATCGTCGGGAACGACGGCGCGATCGGAGCGCGTTTCCCGATCGCGAGGACCGCCGCGCAGGAGACCTGGCCCGCGGTCGCGTACGACACCACGTCGACGCGCTTCGTCGTCACCTGGCAGCGCCGAACTGCAGACAGGGTGTATGCGTGCGCCGCGCGGGTCACAACCGCAGGATCCCTGCTCGATCCTGGGGGAATCGTCGTCGCCGACGAACTGAACACCAACGAGTGCCCTGCCGTCAGCTCGGGGATTTCCAAGAACCTGATCACCTGGCGTCATGCGGAAAGCAACACCCTCCGGGGCAGGATGCTCGATGCGGTGACGGGAACCTTGGACCCGTTGCTCCAGATCGCCCCCCTGGCTGGCGGTTGGACCACGCCCGCGACGGCCTTCGATGGCATGACCCATCTCGTCACTTGGGACGACGGCGAGGGAGGGAGTAGCCACATCCGCGGCTGCATCGTCAGAGGCGAGCCGTTCCCGGACGTGCCGATTCCCGGAGAGATCGCGGAGGCCCCGCCGGCCATGGCAGCGCGGGCCAGACTCGATCCCCCCTTCCCTAATCCGACACGCTGCGCGACTACGCTCAGGGTCGTGATGCCGGCGGAGGGGCCCGGGTCGGTCCGCATCTTCGACCCGAGAGGGCGACTCGTGCGAGTGCTTGCCGAGGGCTGGCTTCCGGGAGGTCCCTCGCGCCTCGTCTGGGATGGGATGGACGGGAACCGGCGGCTCGTGCCCGCCGGCATCTACTTCGTCCGCGTCGCCACGAGCCGCGGGACGGAGAGCAGGACCATCGTCGTGGCGCGATAG